One Deltaproteobacteria bacterium genomic region harbors:
- a CDS encoding ATP-dependent helicase: MTNQPLLKQTHINTVLDFENALNEEQLKVVLSASGPSLVIAGAGSGKTRTLIYRVAKLIKDGVPPSRLLLVTFTNKAAREMLSRVQKLLSMDNSGIWGGTFHHIANLILRRHIGLLGFKHNFTILDEEDRKDLISDTITEFGLNDNRRFPSEDTVNTILSLSSNLSINVEHTVTKRFPQLTEYIDDLFLIHERLVTKKAKLNALDFDDLLLLLKQLLLEHDDVRTHYEEHFQHILVDEYQDTSKLQADIIDIISQKHRNLMVVGDDSQSIYAFRGAHYDNILGFTERYPDAVVYKLQTNYRSTQAILDLANATIIRNKKQYQKHLIATRGAGVLPVVVELESTDEQAGFIAKHILSISSDLNLNEIAVLYRSHYHSMEIQMELTRLGIPYEVRSGIRFFEQSHIKDVLSYLRFMNNPSDELGFKRALKLYPGIGVKTSGVVWDFFSKHESDISLLNSNELSGIISKKAMHHLNKFYELLQMLSNIEEKLPSDMLMLILDNGYNEYLKLAYTNYETRLEDIKQLINYSTKFKNVTDFLSEMALVATVSASANDAGEKEQVVLSSIHQAKGLEWKAVFIPWLVDGKFPIIRGTQKSHAEVDNDAIEEERRLFYVAITRAKDILYLCYPEALPERGNYDNMITKPSRFIKELPSYAYEKWKD, translated from the coding sequence GTGACTAATCAACCATTATTAAAACAAACGCATATAAATACTGTATTGGATTTTGAGAATGCTTTAAATGAAGAACAATTAAAAGTTGTTCTCTCGGCATCAGGGCCTTCTCTGGTTATAGCAGGAGCGGGAAGTGGGAAAACACGGACACTCATATATAGAGTGGCAAAACTAATTAAAGATGGTGTCCCGCCTTCTCGCCTCCTGCTTGTAACATTTACAAACAAAGCTGCAAGAGAGATGCTGTCCCGGGTTCAGAAGCTTTTATCAATGGATAATTCCGGTATTTGGGGTGGGACATTTCATCACATTGCAAACCTCATCCTTAGAAGACACATTGGGCTACTTGGTTTTAAACACAATTTTACAATCCTTGATGAAGAAGATAGAAAAGACCTCATATCCGATACGATAACGGAGTTTGGTCTTAACGATAACAGGCGATTTCCGTCGGAGGATACGGTAAACACAATACTCAGCCTCAGCTCCAATCTCTCTATAAATGTGGAGCATACCGTAACAAAGAGATTCCCGCAATTGACGGAATATATAGATGACCTTTTCTTGATTCATGAACGTTTGGTCACTAAAAAGGCAAAGCTTAATGCACTGGATTTTGATGATCTGTTGTTGCTTTTGAAACAGCTTCTACTTGAACATGATGACGTAAGAACACATTATGAAGAGCACTTCCAGCATATACTTGTTGATGAGTATCAGGATACAAGCAAGCTCCAGGCCGATATTATTGATATAATATCACAGAAGCATAGAAACCTTATGGTCGTGGGAGATGATTCTCAGTCCATATACGCATTCAGGGGTGCACATTATGATAACATCCTAGGGTTTACAGAGCGATATCCTGATGCTGTTGTTTATAAGCTTCAGACAAATTATAGAAGCACTCAGGCAATACTCGACCTCGCGAATGCTACAATAATTCGGAATAAAAAACAGTATCAAAAACATCTTATAGCAACAAGAGGGGCAGGAGTTTTACCTGTGGTAGTGGAATTGGAAAGTACAGACGAACAAGCCGGTTTTATAGCAAAACATATACTCTCGATTTCATCAGATCTCAATCTTAATGAAATTGCGGTTCTTTACAGATCGCATTACCATTCCATGGAGATACAGATGGAACTTACAAGGCTTGGTATACCTTATGAAGTAAGATCAGGGATCCGATTTTTTGAACAGTCGCATATAAAGGATGTTCTTAGTTATTTGAGGTTTATGAATAACCCTTCCGATGAACTTGGATTTAAAAGGGCTTTAAAGCTGTATCCGGGTATTGGTGTTAAAACATCAGGAGTTGTCTGGGACTTTTTTAGCAAACATGAATCCGATATCTCCCTATTAAACTCTAACGAACTATCCGGGATAATATCAAAAAAAGCTATGCACCATTTAAATAAATTTTATGAGCTCTTGCAAATGCTATCAAATATAGAAGAAAAACTGCCTTCCGACATGCTTATGCTTATCCTTGATAACGGCTACAATGAATATCTCAAACTTGCTTATACAAACTATGAAACAAGGCTTGAAGATATAAAGCAGCTAATTAATTATTCTACGAAATTCAAAAATGTTACCGATTTTTTAAGTGAAATGGCACTCGTAGCAACTGTTTCAGCGTCTGCTAACGATGCAGGAGAAAAAGAGCAGGTTGTTCTTTCAAGCATACACCAGGCAAAGGGGCTTGAATGGAAAGCAGTATTTATTCCATGGCTCGTGGACGGCAAGTTCCCGATTATAAGAGGCACGCAAAAAAGTCATGCAGAAGTTGATAACGATGCTATCGAGGAAGAAAGGCGATTATTTTAT
- a CDS encoding peptidylprolyl isomerase yields the protein MSDNETNNESINKDQGTKPAGRKAILVISSALIVIVIAAIAILWKTNVLKGGKKPFELISGSGPAIIIGDKTISKKELNKELNLQVALLKEFSAAQGKPFDPYSKQNANIINELKQNVIQGLISLNLLLGYAKQNGITVTDTDVNNTLSGLESKFGKVKFEKILNESGMSEDEIRKQVKDQLVARQVFLSLEKGITVSDADAQAFYKKHKAEFTVPQEVDVRHILVKTQAEAEQIEKELKKGVPFTTLAMEKSIDKASAVNGGDVGFFPEKGAMVPAFSEAAFALKKPGQISPIVHTQFGYHIIQLVAKKAAEKKDFKSVKDMIKQMLVQQKAKNAFETLINALKAKTKIETKV from the coding sequence ATGTCTGACAATGAAACAAACAATGAAAGTATAAACAAGGATCAGGGAACAAAACCTGCCGGCAGAAAAGCTATATTGGTCATTTCTTCTGCTTTAATTGTAATAGTGATAGCGGCTATTGCCATATTATGGAAAACCAATGTTTTAAAAGGCGGTAAAAAACCTTTTGAGCTGATCAGTGGTTCAGGACCTGCCATAATCATCGGGGATAAAACTATCTCAAAAAAAGAGTTAAACAAGGAACTCAACTTACAGGTTGCTTTGTTAAAAGAATTTTCTGCTGCACAGGGTAAGCCGTTTGATCCTTATAGTAAACAAAATGCTAATATAATAAATGAGCTAAAACAAAATGTGATTCAGGGGCTTATATCGCTAAATCTACTGTTAGGCTATGCAAAGCAAAACGGTATAACAGTTACCGATACCGATGTTAACAATACGCTCTCAGGACTTGAATCAAAGTTTGGCAAAGTCAAGTTTGAAAAAATTTTGAATGAATCGGGTATGAGCGAAGATGAGATCAGAAAACAGGTAAAAGATCAACTTGTTGCAAGGCAGGTCTTCTTATCTCTTGAAAAGGGTATAACTGTATCAGACGCAGATGCGCAGGCTTTTTATAAAAAGCATAAGGCAGAGTTTACTGTTCCGCAAGAAGTTGATGTAAGACACATACTTGTAAAAACACAGGCAGAGGCAGAACAGATTGAAAAAGAATTAAAAAAAGGTGTACCCTTTACAACCCTTGCAATGGAAAAATCTATTGATAAGGCTTCTGCGGTCAATGGCGGTGATGTAGGATTTTTTCCTGAAAAAGGTGCAATGGTTCCTGCATTTTCAGAGGCGGCTTTTGCACTTAAGAAACCGGGACAGATAAGCCCTATAGTGCATACCCAGTTTGGTTATCACATTATTCAGCTTGTAGCGAAGAAAGCCGCAGAGAAAAAAGATTTTAAAAGCGTAAAAGATATGATTAAACAGATGCTTGTACAACAGAAAGCAAAAAATGCATTTGAGACATTGATTAATGCTTTAAAAGCGAAAACAAAGATTGAAACAAAAGTATAA
- a CDS encoding M48 family metallopeptidase, with amino-acid sequence MDFFQEQRNNNRTTIVLIIVFFAVVLSIGYFIDHFYLGIDVLNGGFPFATVVAFMTAGFWAWVSYYNGDYFVLTSVNAVPVDPADTIAFPKGRLLLDVVKEMSVASGNPMPSVYLIPSDQPNAFATGRDQMHSSIAVTEGLLDKMNREELQAVIGHEMGHIKSRDIKTMMVVAVLLGTIVLISDWLWRISFYGPRRRKDEGISSPAFLIIIAISLAVIAPIIGQIMAMAVSREREYAADASSVEFTRNSMALASALEKIRMDFTPMRNANRGTAHMFISDPLARGIDNKEGFLADLLSTHPPIDKRIAKLRVMSHQTIVQGFNKR; translated from the coding sequence ATGGATTTTTTTCAGGAACAAAGAAACAATAATAGGACAACAATTGTACTTATAATTGTTTTTTTTGCGGTCGTCCTTTCTATCGGTTACTTCATAGATCATTTCTATCTTGGTATTGATGTGTTAAACGGCGGATTCCCCTTTGCAACGGTTGTAGCATTCATGACTGCAGGCTTCTGGGCATGGGTTTCGTACTATAACGGGGATTATTTTGTACTAACATCTGTAAATGCGGTGCCCGTAGATCCAGCCGATACGATCGCATTCCCAAAGGGAAGATTACTTTTGGATGTTGTAAAAGAAATGTCTGTTGCATCCGGTAACCCTATGCCAAGTGTATATCTTATCCCATCCGATCAGCCTAATGCATTTGCAACAGGTAGGGACCAGATGCATTCAAGTATCGCGGTTACTGAGGGATTGCTTGATAAGATGAACAGAGAAGAGCTTCAGGCTGTTATAGGCCATGAAATGGGACATATAAAAAGCCGTGATATTAAAACCATGATGGTTGTAGCTGTTTTACTCGGGACCATTGTTCTCATTAGTGATTGGCTATGGCGTATATCTTTTTATGGACCAAGAAGAAGAAAGGATGAAGGTATAAGCAGTCCGGCATTTCTTATAATTATTGCCATATCGCTTGCCGTGATTGCACCCATCATCGGCCAGATCATGGCAATGGCGGTATCAAGAGAACGCGAGTATGCAGCAGATGCATCCTCTGTAGAATTTACAAGGAATTCAATGGCTCTTGCATCTGCCCTTGAAAAAATAAGAATGGATTTTACGCCCATGCGAAATGCAAACAGAGGAACGGCACACATGTTCATATCGGATCCCCTTGCAAGAGGTATTGACAACAAAGAAGGCTTTCTTGCTGACCTGCTATCGACACACCCGCCCATTGATAAACGCATTGCAAAATTAAGGGTAATGTCCCATCAAACAATCGTACAGGGTTTTAATAAAAGATAA
- a CDS encoding methylmalonyl-CoA mutase family protein: MNKNDKLKNGIREYEQGLSGVKKRKDRFETFSHINLEDLYTPESLEPYDYVSQLGFPGEYPFTRGIQPLMYRTRLWTMRQYAGFGDALKTNQRFRYLLDAGQTGLSVAFDLPTQMGYDPDSPFSAGEVGRVGVSISTLKDMEILFDKIPLDKVSTSMTINATAIILLTMYMAVADKQHVPHTKLQGTIQNDILKEYIARGTYIFPVEPSIRITTDIFAYCKSHLPNFNTISISGYHIREAGANAVQELAFTFADAIEYVKSGIKAGLVIDDFAPRLSFFFGVHNNLIEEIAKFRAARRIWAKIMKDIFHAENPKSMMLRFHTQTCGSTLTAQQPDNNIIRVTIQALASALGGTQSLHTNSKDEALALPTEASVKLALRTQQIIAHESGIADFVDPLAGSYAVESLTNEIEKKVMNYLDKIEKTGGAVKWIQYGMFKNDIEDSAYVYQQAIEKKESIIVGVNEFTDHEDGHFDILKVDPEIEKAQIKKLNFIRKNRDNESAEQTLKKLKQAARSQENLMPHIYEAVKAYTSIGEISSTLKEVFGEFR, from the coding sequence ATGAATAAGAATGATAAATTAAAAAATGGGATCAGAGAATATGAGCAGGGCCTTTCAGGTGTAAAAAAGAGAAAGGACAGGTTTGAAACCTTTTCACATATAAACTTAGAGGATCTTTACACTCCCGAAAGTTTAGAACCTTATGATTATGTATCACAACTCGGATTTCCCGGTGAATATCCGTTTACACGGGGTATTCAGCCTCTTATGTATAGAACAAGGTTGTGGACAATGCGGCAGTATGCAGGCTTTGGAGATGCTTTAAAAACAAATCAAAGGTTTAGATATTTACTTGATGCAGGTCAAACAGGACTATCTGTTGCCTTCGATCTGCCCACACAGATGGGGTATGACCCTGATTCTCCTTTTTCGGCAGGCGAGGTCGGCAGGGTTGGTGTTTCAATAAGCACACTTAAGGATATGGAAATATTGTTTGATAAAATACCTCTTGATAAGGTAAGCACATCAATGACTATAAACGCCACTGCTATAATATTACTGACAATGTACATGGCGGTTGCGGACAAGCAGCATGTACCGCACACGAAATTGCAGGGCACTATACAGAATGATATATTAAAGGAATATATTGCAAGAGGTACATATATATTCCCAGTAGAACCTTCAATCCGTATCACTACTGATATATTCGCTTATTGCAAATCACACCTCCCCAACTTTAATACCATCAGTATATCGGGCTATCATATAAGAGAAGCAGGAGCTAACGCTGTTCAGGAGCTTGCGTTTACATTTGCTGATGCAATCGAATATGTAAAAAGCGGGATTAAAGCAGGTCTGGTTATAGATGATTTTGCACCAAGGCTTTCATTCTTTTTTGGAGTTCATAATAACCTTATTGAAGAAATAGCAAAGTTCAGAGCCGCAAGAAGGATATGGGCAAAAATAATGAAAGATATATTCCATGCGGAAAACCCAAAATCAATGATGCTGAGATTCCATACACAAACCTGCGGTTCGACTTTAACGGCACAACAGCCGGATAACAATATAATAAGGGTAACCATACAGGCACTTGCATCAGCCCTTGGAGGAACACAATCGCTCCATACTAATTCAAAAGATGAAGCCCTTGCATTACCTACAGAAGCCTCTGTTAAACTTGCACTGAGGACCCAACAGATTATTGCACACGAATCAGGCATCGCTGATTTTGTGGATCCGCTTGCGGGTTCTTACGCAGTAGAATCATTGACCAACGAGATTGAGAAAAAGGTTATGAACTATCTTGATAAAATAGAAAAAACAGGCGGCGCCGTAAAATGGATACAGTACGGCATGTTTAAGAACGATATAGAAGACTCAGCATACGTGTATCAGCAGGCCATAGAAAAGAAAGAAAGCATTATAGTTGGTGTTAATGAATTTACAGATCACGAGGACGGGCATTTTGATATATTAAAGGTTGATCCTGAGATAGAGAAGGCACAGATCAAAAAACTTAACTTCATCAGGAAGAACAGAGATAATGAATCTGCAGAGCAGACACTTAAAAAGCTAAAACAAGCAGCGCGTTCTCAAGAGAATCTCATGCCTCATATATACGAGGCTGTAAAGGCGTACACATCGATAGGCGAGATCTCTAGTACTTTGAAAGAGGTATTTGGGGAGTTCAGATAA
- a CDS encoding enoyl-CoA hydratase/isomerase family protein, which yields MIEKREKGIVVLTIDSPGKQNAFNASMLEELQTTLERLKKNKDIKILYITGSGDKSFSAGVFLKDLVEFANPAEARVYAELLESTMDRLFNFPKPVIALINGYALGGGFGIAMSSDIRIMTENAVIGFPAVRIGAILPAGCTYRLLELAGAGKAKELLLTGRHVKSDEALNMGLVNYVVKDRESLFAKADELSEQILQASGHAIAMTKATVNQHTNELIYRYSLYSSDNFAYLFTTKDWKERIDSFLKRKN from the coding sequence TTGATTGAGAAAAGAGAAAAAGGCATTGTTGTTTTAACAATAGACAGTCCTGGCAAGCAAAATGCATTTAATGCAAGTATGCTTGAAGAGCTTCAGACAACACTTGAAAGGCTTAAAAAGAATAAAGATATAAAGATTTTATACATAACCGGCTCTGGGGATAAATCCTTTTCAGCCGGCGTGTTTTTAAAAGACCTTGTAGAGTTTGCCAATCCGGCAGAGGCAAGGGTATATGCAGAGCTGCTTGAAAGTACAATGGACAGGCTGTTTAATTTTCCTAAGCCAGTAATTGCACTTATAAACGGATACGCTCTTGGCGGTGGATTCGGTATTGCAATGTCATCGGATATAAGAATTATGACAGAAAATGCCGTCATTGGGTTTCCGGCGGTCAGGATTGGTGCCATACTCCCTGCCGGGTGCACATACAGGTTACTTGAACTTGCCGGTGCAGGCAAAGCAAAAGAATTACTTTTAACGGGAAGACATGTAAAATCTGATGAGGCTTTAAATATGGGACTTGTAAACTATGTTGTTAAAGATAGGGAATCACTCTTTGCAAAGGCTGATGAACTTTCAGAACAGATTCTTCAGGCTTCCGGCCATGCAATTGCTATGACAAAGGCAACCGTTAACCAACATACAAATGAACTCATTTACAGGTATAGCCTATATTCATCCGATAATTTTGCATACCTGTTTACAACAAAGGACTGGAAAGAACGTATCGATAGTTTCTTAAAAAGAAAAAACTGA
- a CDS encoding B12-binding domain-containing radical SAM protein: MKKVLFIEPKAVEANVFAKFINLPLLGPLYLGTMIKQAGFDVKIINENLLGRKLTLNELEGDVLLLTSLTCTSERAYEIARQFKSKNPNSTVIMGGIHATFLQEEAGKYVDYVVAGEGENVIIDLLKHGSDKRIIQGEFLHKLDNIPVPDFDLLVNSKKLNITPVMTSRGCPYDCNFCSVTKMFGQGYRTFSVDRVIEELKNVKTEKVFFYDDNFTANINRTYELMERIAKENFKFRWSAQVRTDITRYPDLVNDMKRAGCDTVYVGFESISDKTLKDLSKHQTIEDIKRAIDTFHTNDIYVHGMFIFGSDEDEKNIFKETADFSIKNKVDTVQYAILTPLPGTETFEKLESQGRLLHKMWQYYDGLHAVFQPEQMSAIELQQGMLDAFEEFYSYTRIFNEALNASYDHSIGKIIGVIKKKVHTLDFKDVTIKVIANHIIKNWYRLNKDYLLYLSRVKASVKEATHNLLPSR, encoded by the coding sequence ATGAAAAAAGTATTGTTCATAGAACCAAAAGCTGTTGAAGCAAACGTGTTTGCAAAATTCATTAACCTGCCGTTGTTAGGACCGCTCTATCTCGGTACAATGATAAAGCAGGCAGGTTTTGATGTTAAGATCATTAATGAAAATCTACTTGGAAGGAAGCTCACCCTAAATGAACTTGAGGGCGATGTCCTTTTACTAACATCCCTTACCTGTACATCGGAAAGAGCTTATGAGATTGCAAGGCAGTTCAAGTCAAAGAATCCTAATTCCACGGTCATCATGGGTGGTATTCATGCGACATTTTTACAGGAAGAGGCAGGCAAATATGTAGACTACGTTGTGGCAGGCGAGGGCGAAAATGTCATTATTGATCTATTAAAGCATGGCTCTGATAAACGCATAATTCAGGGGGAATTCCTGCATAAGCTTGATAATATACCGGTACCGGATTTTGATCTGCTCGTCAATAGTAAAAAGTTGAACATTACTCCTGTTATGACATCAAGGGGCTGTCCTTATGATTGCAACTTCTGCTCTGTAACAAAGATGTTCGGTCAGGGTTACAGGACATTCTCGGTAGACAGGGTTATAGAAGAGCTCAAAAATGTAAAAACAGAAAAGGTTTTTTTCTATGATGATAATTTTACCGCAAATATCAACAGAACCTACGAACTGATGGAACGCATAGCAAAAGAAAATTTTAAATTTAGATGGTCAGCCCAGGTAAGGACAGACATTACCCGCTACCCAGATCTTGTAAATGATATGAAACGGGCAGGCTGTGATACTGTTTATGTCGGTTTTGAATCAATCAGCGATAAAACACTAAAGGACCTGAGCAAACATCAAACAATCGAAGATATTAAAAGGGCAATAGATACATTCCATACGAATGACATATATGTTCACGGTATGTTCATTTTTGGCAGCGACGAAGATGAAAAGAATATATTCAAGGAAACAGCAGATTTCTCAATAAAAAATAAGGTTGACACCGTTCAATACGCTATTCTTACACCTCTTCCCGGAACAGAAACATTTGAAAAACTTGAATCACAGGGCAGGTTATTACATAAGATGTGGCAGTATTACGATGGATTGCATGCTGTATTTCAGCCCGAACAGATGTCTGCAATTGAGCTCCAGCAGGGCATGCTTGATGCATTCGAAGAATTTTATTCATACACGAGGATATTTAACGAGGCATTGAATGCATCCTACGATCACAGCATTGGCAAAATAATTGGAGTGATCAAGAAGAAAGTCCATACGCTGGATTTTAAAGACGTAACAATAAAGGTTATTGCAAACCACATTATAAAAAACTGGTACAGGTTAAATAAAGATTATCTTTTGTATCTCTCGCGTGTAAAGGCGTCGGTAAAAGAAGCTACTCATAATTTATTGCCGTCAAGGTAG
- a CDS encoding alpha/beta hydrolase, whose protein sequence is MVEPKLNYLISDNRDGLPVIFIHGAAGSHKVWTYQWEFFKGKRSVIVLDLPGHGDSKDSPKETIDEYSDAVLHTVKELNLKKIILVGHSMGGAISQKITLDNPDMISGLILIGTGARLRVSPQVFDTIESDFNNFINMSVDFSVAEAADEHKKSLFKDSISESNAHIALSDFTACDRFDIMDEVEKIGINTLLVFGAEDIMTPVKYARYLNQKIRNSSLTIIPGAGHMVMMEKPEAVNKAISGYLDGNKL, encoded by the coding sequence ATGGTTGAACCCAAACTTAACTATTTAATATCTGATAACAGAGATGGTTTACCGGTGATCTTTATTCATGGTGCAGCAGGATCCCATAAGGTATGGACATACCAGTGGGAGTTTTTTAAGGGTAAAAGATCTGTCATTGTACTTGATCTGCCTGGGCATGGTGATTCAAAGGATAGTCCAAAAGAAACTATAGATGAATACTCTGATGCGGTACTGCATACTGTAAAGGAATTGAACCTTAAAAAGATAATTCTTGTCGGTCATTCTATGGGTGGAGCAATATCCCAGAAGATTACACTAGATAACCCTGACATGATTTCAGGTTTGATACTTATAGGAACAGGCGCGAGGTTAAGGGTCTCGCCGCAGGTGTTCGATACAATCGAATCCGACTTCAATAATTTTATTAATATGTCTGTCGATTTTTCAGTTGCAGAGGCTGCGGATGAACATAAAAAGTCTTTATTTAAAGACAGCATCTCAGAATCTAATGCGCATATTGCGTTATCAGATTTCACGGCTTGCGACAGGTTTGACATCATGGATGAAGTAGAAAAAATCGGTATAAATACCCTGCTTGTTTTCGGTGCAGAAGATATTATGACTCCTGTGAAGTATGCACGTTATCTTAATCAGAAGATTAGAAACTCCTCTCTTACGATCATACCAGGTGCAGGCCACATGGTTATGATGGAAAAGCCTGAAGCTGTAAACAAAGCTATATCCGGCTACCTTGACGGCAATAAATTATGA
- the argF gene encoding ornithine carbamoyltransferase, producing the protein MPKRDLISIFDLKKPEIDSLIKEAVKLKKEKRCSLPLKGKTLAMLFEKSSTRTRVSFEVGMYQLGGAALYLNSGDIQLGRGETIQDTARTISRYVDGIMIRTFAHDNVVRLASAASVPVINGLSDLSHPCQILSDLLTVYEKKGDYKKLTYAYVGDGNNVLNSWIEAAGLLGLKLRIVTPASHSPSKAILKKAMTMNQKFITLYNNPVDAVKDADIVYTDVWVSMGQEDLREAKLKDFSGLQINEALIKHARHDAIVMHCLPAHRGEEITSEVMDGRQSVVFDQAENRLHMQKAILKFLIK; encoded by the coding sequence ATGCCTAAAAGGGATTTGATCAGTATATTTGACTTAAAAAAACCTGAGATTGATAGTCTGATAAAGGAAGCGGTAAAGCTTAAGAAGGAAAAACGGTGTTCACTACCATTGAAAGGGAAAACGCTTGCCATGCTCTTTGAGAAATCCTCAACAAGAACGAGGGTTTCATTCGAGGTAGGCATGTACCAGCTCGGAGGAGCTGCTCTATATCTGAATTCCGGCGACATACAGCTCGGCAGAGGAGAAACGATTCAAGACACTGCCAGAACTATTTCAAGATACGTTGACGGCATAATGATAAGAACATTTGCCCATGACAATGTTGTACGGCTTGCAAGTGCAGCATCAGTGCCCGTTATTAACGGGCTTTCCGATCTTTCTCATCCATGCCAGATACTCAGCGACCTTTTAACCGTATATGAAAAAAAGGGGGATTACAAAAAACTCACCTACGCTTACGTTGGCGACGGCAATAATGTTTTGAACTCATGGATTGAGGCAGCAGGATTGCTTGGGCTCAAACTCAGGATTGTAACGCCGGCATCACATTCGCCGTCAAAAGCTATATTGAAAAAAGCAATGACTATGAATCAAAAGTTCATAACTCTGTACAATAATCCGGTTGATGCGGTTAAAGATGCCGATATCGTTTATACCGATGTATGGGTCAGCATGGGACAGGAGGATTTAAGGGAAGCAAAACTCAAGGATTTTTCCGGATTACAGATTAATGAAGCATTGATTAAACATGCAAGGCACGATGCAATTGTAATGCACTGCCTTCCTGCACATAGAGGCGAAGAGATAACATCAGAGGTCATGGACGGCAGGCAGTCGGTTGTGTTTGATCAGGCAGAGAACAGACTTCATATGCAAAAGGCAATATTAAAATTCTTGATTAAATAA